Proteins co-encoded in one Sulfuricystis thermophila genomic window:
- a CDS encoding phage holin family protein — protein MPDASPGLLASLRGLATTGVAMIRTRLELLKVEAQEEVGRITGLLLWGGLAILSGVLGLAFLGVFLTVLLWESHRVLALGIFTALFLFAALIASWVALRLLKQGSRLFAASLAELQRDEAALRNEDGV, from the coding sequence GTGCCTGACGCTTCTCCCGGCCTGCTGGCATCCCTGCGCGGACTTGCGACGACCGGCGTCGCAATGATCCGCACTCGCCTCGAGCTTCTCAAGGTCGAAGCGCAGGAAGAAGTCGGGCGTATCACCGGGCTGCTGTTGTGGGGAGGCCTGGCAATCCTGTCCGGGGTGCTCGGCCTCGCCTTTCTGGGCGTCTTCCTCACCGTGTTGCTGTGGGAGAGCCACCGCGTGCTCGCGTTGGGTATTTTCACGGCCTTGTTCCTCTTCGCCGCCCTGATCGCCAGCTGGGTGGCCCTACGCCTGCTCAAGCAGGGCTCGCGCCTCTTTGCCGCCAGTCTGGCCGAGCTACAGCGCGACGAGGCGGCATTGCGCAACGAGGACGGCGTTTAG
- a CDS encoding rod shape-determining protein, with the protein MFSFLRSYFSNDLAIDLGTANTLIYVRGKGIVLDEPSVVAIRTEGGPNAKKTIQAVGAAAKQMLGKTPGNITAIRPMKDGVIADFTVTEQMLKQFIKKVHDSRLLSPSPRIIICVPCGSTQVERRAIRESALGAGASQVYLIEEPMAAAIGAGLPVSDATGSMVVDIGGGTTEVGVISLGGMVYAGSVRVGGDKFDDAIINYIRRNYGMLIGETTAELIKKTIGSAFPGSEVKEMEVKGRNLAEGIPRSFTISSNEILEALSDPLNQIVGAVKIALEQTPPELGADIAERGMVLTGGGALLRDLDRLLMEETGLPVVVAEDPLTCVVRGSGIALEKMDKLGSIFANE; encoded by the coding sequence ATGTTCTCTTTCCTTCGCTCCTATTTTTCCAACGATCTGGCGATCGACCTGGGCACCGCCAACACGCTGATCTACGTGCGCGGCAAGGGGATCGTGCTCGACGAGCCTTCGGTCGTCGCGATCCGCACCGAAGGCGGTCCGAACGCCAAGAAGACCATCCAGGCGGTGGGCGCCGCCGCGAAGCAGATGCTCGGCAAGACGCCCGGCAACATCACCGCGATCCGGCCGATGAAGGATGGCGTGATCGCCGACTTCACCGTCACCGAGCAGATGCTCAAGCAGTTCATCAAGAAGGTGCACGACTCGCGCCTGCTCAGCCCCAGCCCGCGCATCATCATCTGCGTGCCCTGTGGCTCGACCCAGGTCGAGCGCCGCGCGATCCGCGAGTCCGCCCTGGGCGCCGGCGCCTCCCAGGTCTATCTGATCGAGGAGCCGATGGCCGCGGCGATCGGCGCCGGCCTGCCGGTTTCGGACGCCACCGGCTCGATGGTGGTCGATATCGGCGGCGGCACGACGGAAGTCGGCGTGATCAGCCTGGGCGGCATGGTCTATGCCGGTTCGGTGCGCGTCGGCGGCGACAAGTTCGATGACGCGATCATCAACTACATCCGCCGCAACTACGGCATGCTGATCGGCGAGACGACGGCGGAACTCATCAAGAAGACCATCGGTTCGGCCTTCCCGGGCTCCGAAGTCAAGGAAATGGAAGTCAAGGGCCGCAACCTCGCCGAGGGCATTCCGAGGAGCTTCACGATTTCCTCGAACGAGATCCTCGAAGCGCTGTCCGATCCGTTGAACCAGATCGTCGGTGCGGTGAAGATCGCGCTCGAGCAGACGCCACCGGAACTCGGTGCCGACATCGCCGAGCGTGGCATGGTGCTCACCGGCGGCGGCGCGCTGCTGCGAGACCTCGACCGCCTGCTGATGGAAGAAACCGGCCTGCCGGTGGTCGTTGCCGAAGACCCGCTGACCTGCGTCGTGCGCGGCTCTGGCATCGCGCTCGAGAAGATGGACAAACTCGGCAGTATTTTTGCCAACGAATAA
- the mreD gene encoding rod shape-determining protein MreD has protein sequence MIQPTHSSRRILLPARTWFIYLSLLVAALLNLIPLGRLPGVPDWVALVLAFWCIHQPLKVGMAAAFCFGLAMDVAHAAVMGQHAFAYVLLAFFAAGWSRRVLWFPLAQQALHVLPMLLGTQLVMLLIRLATGAEFPGLSYFLSSFTATLLWYPASYLLLLPQYQPVERDETRPI, from the coding sequence ATGATCCAGCCCACCCATTCCTCACGGCGCATCCTGTTGCCGGCGCGCACCTGGTTCATCTATCTGTCATTGCTGGTGGCGGCCTTGCTGAACCTGATCCCGCTCGGCCGCCTGCCCGGCGTGCCCGACTGGGTGGCGCTGGTGCTGGCCTTCTGGTGCATCCATCAGCCGTTGAAGGTCGGCATGGCAGCCGCTTTCTGCTTCGGGCTGGCAATGGATGTCGCCCATGCGGCCGTGATGGGCCAACATGCCTTCGCCTATGTGCTGCTCGCCTTCTTCGCCGCCGGCTGGTCGCGCCGCGTGCTCTGGTTCCCGCTCGCCCAGCAGGCGCTGCACGTGCTGCCGATGCTGCTCGGCACGCAGCTCGTGATGCTCCTGATCCGTCTCGCCACCGGTGCCGAGTTTCCCGGCCTCAGTTACTTCCTGTCGAGCTTCACCGCCACGCTGCTCTGGTATCCGGCGAGCTACCTCCTCCTGCTGCCGCAGTATCAGCCGGTCGAGCGCGATGAGACCCGACCCATCTGA
- the mreC gene encoding rod shape-determining protein MreC has protein sequence MSVAGHSPPPFFKRGPAPLVRLTFFLALSVAAMVADLRFKILEPARAAVAALLWPLQKAVMLPVEGAGEAGSYFADLARLKKENEELRTRALAQANQLLRQTHLDQENRRLRALLEMRERLDAPALAAEILYAARDPFSRRIVIDRGMTHGIEAGQPVIDEVGVIGQVTRVYPLTSEVTLLTDKNQAIPVQVQRNGLRAVLAGAGNGLLELKFLPANADVEPDDVLVTSGLDGVYLPGLPVARVTRIDRDNSFAFARIECTPVAGVERQGQVLVLGKRVAPPPPEERSEELPKTGKGRKPRGQKK, from the coding sequence ATGTCCGTCGCAGGTCATTCGCCTCCACCATTTTTCAAGCGCGGGCCGGCGCCACTGGTGCGGCTGACCTTTTTCCTCGCGCTATCCGTGGCGGCGATGGTGGCCGATCTGCGCTTCAAGATACTGGAACCGGCACGCGCCGCGGTCGCCGCGCTGCTCTGGCCGTTGCAGAAGGCGGTGATGCTGCCGGTCGAGGGTGCCGGCGAGGCCGGCAGCTATTTTGCCGATCTGGCGCGCCTGAAAAAGGAAAACGAGGAACTGCGCACCCGGGCACTGGCCCAGGCCAATCAGCTCCTGCGCCAGACGCATCTCGATCAGGAAAACCGTCGCCTGCGCGCCTTGCTCGAGATGCGCGAGCGACTGGACGCTCCCGCCCTGGCCGCCGAAATCCTCTATGCGGCTCGCGACCCGTTTTCCCGCCGCATCGTCATCGACCGCGGCATGACGCATGGCATCGAGGCCGGCCAGCCAGTGATCGACGAGGTCGGCGTGATCGGCCAGGTGACGCGCGTTTATCCCTTGACCAGCGAGGTGACCCTGCTGACCGACAAGAACCAGGCCATTCCGGTGCAGGTGCAGCGCAATGGTCTGCGCGCGGTGCTCGCCGGTGCGGGCAATGGCTTGCTGGAATTGAAGTTCCTGCCGGCCAATGCCGACGTCGAGCCGGACGACGTGCTGGTCACCTCGGGATTGGATGGCGTTTATCTGCCTGGCCTGCCGGTGGCGCGTGTGACGAGGATCGATCGCGACAACTCGTTCGCCTTCGCGCGCATCGAATGCACACCCGTGGCCGGTGTCGAACGCCAGGGACAGGTGCTGGTGCTCGGCAAACGTGTCGCACCGCCACCGCCCGAAGAGCGGAGCGAGGAACTTCCCAAGACCGGCAAGGGTCGCAAGCCGCGAGGCCAGAAAAAATGA
- a CDS encoding exodeoxyribonuclease III, with amino-acid sequence MLKIVTLNLNGIRSAVKKGWLDWLAHQDADIVCVQELKAQDADLSPAEHHPAGYHGYFHFAEKKGYSGVGLYARHAPQRVTEGIGIAEFDAEGRFLRCDWPGLTVISLYVPSGSSSPERQAAKFRFMEVFFPHLAALRDEARKTGREMVICADWNIAPTEKDLKNWKSNQKNSGFLPEERAWIARVKDELGWVDVYRRLYPDAEGEGYTWWSNRGQAWAKNVGWRIDYQLATPGIAGKARFAEVYKAARFSDHAPLTIGYAWP; translated from the coding sequence ATGCTGAAAATCGTCACGCTGAATCTGAATGGCATCCGCTCCGCAGTCAAAAAGGGCTGGCTCGACTGGCTCGCGCACCAGGATGCCGACATCGTCTGCGTCCAGGAACTCAAGGCGCAGGATGCCGATTTGTCGCCTGCCGAGCACCATCCGGCTGGTTATCACGGCTATTTCCACTTTGCCGAGAAGAAAGGCTACAGCGGCGTCGGGCTTTATGCGCGCCATGCCCCGCAGCGTGTCACCGAGGGCATCGGCATCGCAGAGTTCGATGCCGAGGGGCGGTTCTTGCGCTGCGACTGGCCGGGGCTGACCGTGATCTCGCTGTATGTGCCCTCGGGCTCTTCCTCCCCCGAACGCCAGGCCGCCAAGTTTCGCTTCATGGAGGTCTTCTTCCCCCATCTGGCCGCCTTGCGCGACGAAGCGCGCAAAACCGGCCGTGAAATGGTCATCTGCGCCGACTGGAACATCGCACCAACGGAGAAAGACCTGAAAAACTGGAAATCGAACCAGAAAAACTCCGGCTTCCTGCCCGAGGAGCGTGCCTGGATCGCCCGCGTCAAGGATGAGCTCGGCTGGGTCGACGTCTATCGCCGGCTCTACCCCGATGCCGAAGGCGAAGGGTACACCTGGTGGTCCAACCGCGGCCAGGCCTGGGCGAAGAACGTCGGCTGGCGCATCGATTACCAGCTCGCCACGCCCGGCATCGCCGGAAAGGCGCGCTTTGCGGAGGTCTACAAAGCGGCGCGCTTTTCGGACCACGCCCCCTTGACAATCGGATATGCGTGGCCATAG
- the gatC gene encoding Asp-tRNA(Asn)/Glu-tRNA(Gln) amidotransferase subunit GatC, which produces MSLSPDDVSRIAHLARIEISAAESAQTREQLNAILAFVEQLQAVDTAGIVPMAHAVDVVQRLREDRVTEPDRRDDFMAIAPESEAGLYLVPKVIE; this is translated from the coding sequence ATGTCCTTGAGCCCGGACGACGTCAGTCGCATCGCGCATCTGGCGCGCATCGAAATCTCAGCCGCGGAATCGGCGCAAACCCGCGAACAGCTGAACGCGATCCTCGCCTTCGTCGAACAGTTGCAGGCCGTCGACACCGCCGGCATCGTACCGATGGCCCACGCCGTCGATGTCGTGCAGCGGCTGCGCGAAGACCGCGTGACCGAACCCGACCGCCGCGACGACTTCATGGCGATCGCGCCCGAATCCGAGGCCGGCCTGTATCTGGTGCCGAAGGTGATCGAATGA
- the gatA gene encoding Asp-tRNA(Asn)/Glu-tRNA(Gln) amidotransferase subunit GatA produces the protein MINSSLQELAAALAEKKISSVELTTLFLDRIEKLNPTLNAFITIDREKALSLARAADAKLGAGETAPLLGIPLAHKDIFCTQGWRTTCGSKMLANFVSPYDAHVVEKMAAAGMVLLGKCNMDEFAMGSSNETSFFGPVKNPWDLARVPGGSSGGSAAAIAARLVPAATGTDTGGSIRQPAALCGLTGLKPTYGVVSRFGMIAFASSLDQGGPMAKSAEDCALLLNAMAGFDARDSTSLDRPAEDYTRDLNKPLAGLKIGLPQEFFGAGMSTGVRAAVEAALAEYRRLGATTVEVSLPNSNLSVPAYYVIAPAEASSNLARFDGVRYGHRAAEYRDLIEMYEKTRAEGFGPEVKRRILIGTYVLSHGYYDAYYLKAQQVRRLIAEDFRAAFASCDVIIGPTTPTPAFRFGEKGADPVQMYLSDIYTIAVNLAGLPAMSIPCGFDEGLPVGLQIIAPWFAEAKMLNVAHRYQQATDWHRRMPAGLEE, from the coding sequence ATGATCAATTCGTCTCTCCAGGAACTCGCCGCCGCGCTGGCGGAAAAGAAGATTTCCAGCGTCGAATTGACGACGCTGTTCCTCGACCGCATCGAAAAACTCAACCCGACGCTCAACGCCTTCATCACCATCGACCGCGAGAAGGCGCTCAGCCTCGCGCGTGCCGCCGACGCCAAACTCGGCGCTGGCGAGACGGCACCCCTGCTCGGCATTCCGTTGGCGCACAAGGACATCTTCTGCACCCAAGGTTGGCGCACCACCTGCGGCTCGAAGATGCTCGCCAACTTCGTCTCTCCCTACGACGCCCACGTCGTCGAGAAGATGGCCGCGGCCGGCATGGTCTTGCTCGGCAAGTGCAACATGGACGAGTTCGCGATGGGCTCGTCGAACGAGACTTCATTTTTTGGTCCGGTGAAGAACCCCTGGGATTTGGCGCGTGTGCCGGGCGGCTCCTCGGGCGGCTCGGCGGCGGCGATCGCCGCACGCCTCGTACCCGCGGCCACCGGCACCGACACGGGCGGCTCGATCCGCCAACCGGCGGCACTTTGCGGTCTGACGGGCCTGAAACCGACCTATGGCGTGGTCTCGCGCTTTGGCATGATCGCCTTCGCCTCCAGCCTCGATCAGGGCGGGCCGATGGCCAAATCCGCCGAGGATTGCGCGCTGCTCTTGAATGCTATGGCCGGTTTCGACGCACGGGACTCGACCTCGCTCGACCGCCCTGCCGAAGACTACACGCGCGATCTCAACAAGCCCCTCGCTGGCCTGAAGATCGGTCTGCCGCAGGAGTTTTTCGGCGCCGGCATGAGTACTGGCGTGCGCGCCGCGGTCGAGGCGGCGCTGGCCGAATACCGCAGGCTCGGCGCGACCACCGTCGAGGTCTCGCTGCCCAATTCCAATCTTTCGGTGCCGGCCTACTACGTGATCGCGCCGGCCGAGGCGAGCTCGAATCTCGCGCGCTTCGACGGCGTGCGTTACGGCCATCGCGCCGCCGAATACCGCGACCTGATCGAGATGTACGAGAAGACCCGCGCCGAAGGTTTCGGGCCGGAAGTCAAGCGGCGCATCCTCATCGGCACCTATGTGCTCTCGCACGGCTATTACGACGCCTATTACCTGAAAGCCCAGCAGGTGCGCCGGCTGATCGCCGAGGACTTCCGGGCTGCGTTCGCTTCCTGCGACGTGATCATCGGGCCGACCACGCCGACGCCCGCCTTTCGCTTCGGCGAAAAGGGCGCCGATCCGGTCCAGATGTACCTCTCCGACATCTACACGATCGCCGTCAATCTCGCCGGACTACCGGCGATGTCGATCCCCTGCGGTTTCGATGAGGGCCTGCCGGTGGGGCTGCAAATCATCGCGCCGTGGTTTGCCGAGGCGAAGATGCTCAATGTCGCCCATCGCTATCAACAGGCGACGGACTGGCATCGGCGGATGCCCGCTGGCCTCGAGGAGTGA
- the pyrE gene encoding orotate phosphoribosyltransferase, with translation MMSEANDFSRDFIAFACERGVLRFGEFKTKAGRLSPYFFNAGLFNDGASLARLADFYARAIIAAGLSIDMLFGPAYKGIPLVAAVAIKLAERGRNLPFAFNRKEVKDHGEGGSLIGAPLAGRVLIVDDVISAGTSVRESVEIIRGAGAIPAGVVIALDRQERGTGALSAVQEVERELGLPVIAVARLADLIDYLSGQPLLTENLAAVRRYREVYGVD, from the coding sequence ATGATGAGCGAGGCAAACGATTTCAGCCGCGACTTTATCGCGTTCGCCTGCGAGCGGGGGGTGCTGCGCTTTGGCGAGTTCAAGACCAAGGCCGGCCGCCTGTCGCCGTATTTCTTCAATGCCGGGCTGTTCAACGACGGTGCTTCGCTGGCGCGGCTGGCGGATTTCTATGCACGCGCGATCATCGCTGCCGGGCTTTCGATCGACATGCTGTTCGGGCCGGCCTACAAGGGCATCCCGCTGGTGGCGGCGGTGGCGATCAAACTGGCCGAGCGCGGCCGCAATCTCCCTTTCGCCTTCAACCGCAAGGAAGTCAAGGATCACGGCGAGGGCGGCAGCTTGATCGGCGCGCCGCTCGCGGGACGCGTGCTGATCGTCGATGACGTGATTTCCGCCGGTACCTCGGTGCGCGAATCGGTCGAGATCATCCGCGGCGCCGGCGCGATCCCGGCAGGGGTCGTGATTGCGCTGGACCGCCAGGAACGCGGCACGGGCGCTTTGTCCGCCGTGCAGGAAGTCGAACGGGAGCTGGGGCTGCCGGTCATTGCCGTCGCGCGCCTTGCCGACCTGATCGACTATCTGTCGGGCCAGCCGTTGCTCACGGAAAACCTCGCGGCGGTTCGCCGCTATCGGGAGGTGTATGGTGTCGATTGA
- a CDS encoding DUF883 family protein — protein MTEMAEVNKEKLIADFKVVVADAEELLRATANVAGDKAADLRARIQSRLADAKVRLADAEAALVDRAKQVGRAADNYVQDNPWRSVGIAAGLGFIVGLLIGRR, from the coding sequence ATGACCGAAATGGCCGAAGTCAACAAAGAAAAACTGATCGCCGATTTCAAGGTGGTCGTCGCCGATGCCGAGGAATTGCTGCGCGCCACCGCCAACGTGGCGGGCGACAAGGCTGCCGACCTGCGCGCGCGCATCCAGAGCCGTCTGGCCGATGCGAAAGTGCGTCTCGCCGACGCCGAAGCGGCCTTGGTCGATAGAGCCAAGCAGGTCGGCCGCGCCGCCGACAACTATGTGCAGGACAATCCCTGGCGCTCCGTCGGCATCGCCGCAGGGCTAGGTTTCATCGTCGGCCTGCTGATCGGCCGGCGCTGA
- a CDS encoding methyl-accepting chemotaxis protein, which yields MSGISTWRRLLLLVFALLVAGAGVWGAHLAGGDPGAAIVFFYAVLGIAAVLVPTLMLSGAFGRPLELLREAIETTRKDGDLTRQVVPPADSPVAPVATAYNELLATFHSITTRIVFNADQVAKMADKLMREAESTAQGSQEQNAAAEAAAEAVSEMAGRMNEVAVNAEGSAQIAQQAREQSAHGARIVEEASAEIERIARSVEQSALVVASLGERSEAISGIASTIREIADQTNLLALNAAIEAARAGEQGRGFAVVADEVRKLAERTSAATGEISAMISAIQSETQNAIASIREGSSQARNGAELARQAAAALELIKQGAEETTAKVELIARAAQTQAQHTSEIAELVTNIMALADRNSEGANLTLEETRRLDDLATNLEEVGTIFKLGLRGEEALALHMRMPELVRNAAAEIGRLLEAAVERGEIGFADLFDQNYVPIPNTRPQKFHTRYDALTDRLLPQVQEPLLDKEKALAYAIACDVNGYVPTHNRRYSQPLTGDEQKDMLGNRTKRIFDDPVGKRCGAHETPFLLQTYRRDTGEIMHDISAPIYVKGRHWGGFRIGYRTD from the coding sequence ATGTCGGGTATTTCAACGTGGCGGCGCCTGTTGCTGCTGGTTTTTGCTTTGCTCGTCGCCGGTGCGGGAGTCTGGGGGGCTCATCTCGCGGGCGGCGACCCCGGGGCGGCGATCGTCTTTTTCTACGCAGTGTTGGGCATCGCAGCAGTTCTCGTGCCTACCCTGATGCTGTCGGGCGCTTTCGGGCGACCGCTCGAGCTGTTGCGTGAAGCGATCGAGACGACGCGCAAAGACGGTGATTTGACACGGCAAGTCGTTCCCCCGGCAGACAGCCCGGTCGCCCCGGTCGCGACGGCCTACAACGAACTGTTGGCGACCTTCCACAGCATCACGACCCGCATCGTCTTCAACGCCGACCAGGTCGCGAAGATGGCCGACAAGCTGATGCGCGAAGCGGAGAGCACGGCGCAGGGGTCTCAGGAACAGAATGCTGCGGCCGAAGCCGCCGCCGAAGCCGTTTCAGAGATGGCGGGCCGCATGAACGAAGTCGCCGTCAACGCCGAGGGAAGCGCGCAGATCGCCCAACAGGCCAGGGAACAATCGGCACACGGCGCGCGTATCGTCGAAGAAGCATCCGCCGAAATCGAACGTATCGCCCGCTCCGTCGAACAGTCGGCACTGGTCGTTGCCAGCCTCGGCGAACGTTCCGAAGCGATTTCCGGTATTGCATCGACGATCCGCGAGATCGCCGACCAGACCAATCTGCTCGCCCTGAACGCAGCCATCGAGGCCGCGCGTGCCGGGGAACAAGGGCGCGGTTTTGCCGTCGTCGCCGACGAAGTGAGGAAGCTCGCCGAGCGGACCAGCGCCGCGACCGGAGAAATCAGTGCAATGATCAGCGCGATCCAGAGCGAGACGCAAAACGCGATCGCCTCGATTCGCGAGGGTTCCTCACAGGCGCGCAATGGCGCCGAGCTTGCGCGCCAGGCGGCAGCCGCGCTCGAGCTGATCAAACAGGGTGCCGAAGAGACGACTGCCAAGGTCGAACTGATTGCCCGTGCGGCGCAGACCCAGGCACAGCATACCAGCGAGATCGCCGAGCTCGTCACCAACATCATGGCTCTCGCCGATCGCAACAGCGAAGGAGCCAACCTGACCCTCGAAGAGACCCGCCGGCTCGATGATCTGGCGACCAACCTCGAAGAGGTCGGAACCATTTTCAAGCTTGGCCTCCGTGGCGAGGAAGCATTGGCTTTGCACATGCGCATGCCGGAGTTGGTGCGTAACGCCGCGGCCGAAATCGGCCGCCTGCTCGAAGCTGCGGTCGAGCGCGGCGAAATCGGATTTGCTGACCTGTTCGACCAGAACTATGTCCCGATCCCGAACACCCGGCCGCAGAAGTTCCATACGCGCTACGACGCGCTGACCGACCGACTGCTGCCGCAGGTGCAGGAGCCCCTTCTCGACAAAGAGAAAGCCCTCGCCTACGCGATCGCTTGCGACGTCAATGGCTACGTGCCGACCCACAACCGACGTTATTCTCAACCCTTGACCGGAGATGAGCAGAAGGACATGCTCGGCAACCGCACCAAGCGCATCTTCGACGATCCGGTCGGCAAACGCTGCGGCGCACACGAGACACCATTTCTGTTGCAGACCTATCGTCGCGATACTGGCGAAATCATGCACGACATCTCAGCGCCCATTTATGTCAAAGGCCGGCACTGGGGTGGTTTCCGCATTGGCTATCGCACCGACTGA
- the gatB gene encoding Asp-tRNA(Asn)/Glu-tRNA(Gln) amidotransferase subunit GatB: MSQWEVVIGLETHVQLLTRSKIFSGASTAFGAEPNRQACAVDIALPGVLPVLNREAVVCAIKFGLAVGGEIAPRSIFARKNYFYPDLPKGYQISQYETPVISGGGLTIRVNDTEKFVRLTRAHLEEDAGKSLHEDFHGKTGIDLNRAGTPLLEIVSEPDMRSSAEAVAYAKALHTLVTWIGICDGNMQEGSFRCDANVSVRRPGEPFGTRREIKNLNSFRFLQQAIDFEIQWQINELEEGRAIQQATVLFDPDSGETRAMRSKEDAHDYRYFPDPDLLPLEIEPQWIAEVKAGLPELPQAMQARWQTEYGLSDYDAATLTATREVARYFEDAVAAAGKENAKLCANWVMGELAARLNREEKDIGQSPISATQLAGMIRRISDGTLSSKLAKEVFDALWNGEGENADAIIAARGLQQVTDTAAIEPIVDAVIAANPKSVEEFRAGKEKAFNALVGQVMKATKGKANPQQVNELLRRKLSS; encoded by the coding sequence ATGAGTCAATGGGAAGTGGTGATCGGGCTGGAGACCCATGTCCAGCTGCTCACCCGATCGAAAATCTTCTCCGGCGCCAGCACCGCTTTCGGCGCGGAACCCAACCGCCAGGCCTGCGCGGTGGACATCGCGCTGCCGGGCGTGCTGCCGGTCCTGAACCGCGAGGCGGTGGTCTGCGCGATCAAGTTTGGTCTCGCCGTCGGTGGCGAGATCGCGCCGCGCTCGATCTTCGCCCGCAAGAACTACTTCTATCCCGATCTGCCGAAGGGCTACCAGATCAGCCAGTATGAAACGCCGGTGATCTCCGGCGGAGGCCTGACGATCCGCGTCAATGACACGGAAAAATTCGTCCGGCTGACCCGCGCCCATCTCGAGGAGGATGCCGGCAAATCCTTGCATGAGGATTTCCACGGCAAGACCGGCATCGACCTCAATCGCGCCGGCACGCCGCTGCTCGAAATCGTCTCCGAGCCCGACATGCGCTCGTCCGCCGAGGCTGTCGCCTATGCCAAGGCACTGCACACGCTCGTCACCTGGATCGGCATCTGCGACGGCAACATGCAGGAAGGCTCGTTCCGTTGTGACGCCAACGTCTCGGTGCGCCGGCCGGGCGAGCCCTTCGGCACGCGGCGCGAGATCAAGAACCTCAATTCCTTCCGTTTCCTGCAACAGGCGATCGACTTCGAAATCCAGTGGCAGATCAACGAGCTCGAGGAAGGCCGCGCGATCCAGCAGGCCACCGTGCTGTTCGATCCAGACAGCGGCGAGACGCGCGCAATGCGCAGCAAGGAAGACGCGCACGATTACCGCTACTTCCCCGACCCCGACCTGTTGCCGCTGGAAATCGAGCCGCAGTGGATCGCCGAGGTGAAAGCCGGCCTGCCCGAGCTGCCGCAGGCGATGCAGGCGCGCTGGCAAACCGAATATGGCCTGTCTGATTACGATGCCGCGACGCTCACCGCGACGCGCGAGGTGGCGCGTTATTTCGAGGATGCCGTCGCCGCCGCCGGCAAGGAAAACGCCAAGCTCTGCGCCAACTGGGTGATGGGCGAACTCGCCGCACGGCTCAATCGTGAGGAAAAGGACATCGGCCAAAGCCCCATCTCGGCCACGCAACTCGCTGGCATGATCCGCCGCATCAGCGATGGCACGCTCTCCTCGAAGCTCGCCAAGGAAGTGTTCGATGCGCTCTGGAATGGCGAAGGCGAAAACGCCGACGCCATCATCGCCGCGCGGGGCTTGCAGCAGGTGACGGACACTGCGGCGATCGAACCGATCGTCGACGCGGTGATCGCCGCCAATCCGAAATCGGTCGAGGAATTCCGCGCCGGCAAGGAAAAGGCCTTCAACGCGCTGGTCGGTCAGGTGATGAAGGCGACCAAGGGCAAGGCGAATCCGCAGCAGGTCAACGAACTGTTGCGCAGGAAGCTCTCCAGCTGA